The proteins below are encoded in one region of Apium graveolens cultivar Ventura chromosome 4, ASM990537v1, whole genome shotgun sequence:
- the LOC141720961 gene encoding putative calcium-transporting ATPase 13, plasma membrane-type, which translates to MSAMTDLNHRCMDSLMQLKSISNLGRKRWHLAFAAIFSLRAFSRPKKLSNYKRIKPQNCVLDVFSPSFPNVNQSSLTRLVKDKDLEHLETLGGVEGLVSALRTDVEHGLLADSDDIKRRQEAFGTNTYPRQPTKSFFTFVVEALKDPTILILLVCAALSLAFGMKEDGPKEGWYDGGSIFVAVFLVISVSAISDFRQSRQFDKLSKVSNNIQVEVVRKGRRHQISVFDIVVGDVICLKIGDQVPADGVFVEGHSLQIDEASMTGESDHVEVNLDKNPFLISGTKVADGYAKFVVTSVGMNTTWGEMMSSISHDSSEETPLQARLNKLTSSIGKIGLAVAVLVLVVLLIRFFTGNTKDDDGKTEFNGSKTKADDVVNGVVGIIAAAVTIVVVAIPEGLPLAVTLTLAYSMKRMMEDQAMVRKLSACEAMGSATTICTDKTGTLTMNQMKVTKFFLGHESMDKSFTSIASNIIELLYQGVGLNTTGSVYKSDSGSDLEFSGSPTEKAILSWAVRELNMNMEELKRSSKLLHVEAFNSEKKRSGILMKKNGDNIMHVHWKGAAEMIIAMCTHYYDSLGNLKVIDDTERVEFNLLVQGMAASSLRCIAFAHSQVSEHECNDEISKLKENRLTLLGLVGIKDPCRPGVRKAVQDCQHAGVHVKMITGDNVFTAKAIATECGILSIDQDMDGAVVEGVEFRNYTVEERMEKVDQICVMARSSPFDKLLMVQCLRQKGHVVAVTGDGTNDAPALREADIGLSMGIQGTEVAKESSDIVILDDNFASVATVLSWGRCVYNNIQKFIQFQLTVNVAALVINFVAAVSSGEVPLTAVQLLWVNLIMDTLGALALATEQPTKELMDKRPVGRTEPLISNIMWRNLIAQALYQIVVLLTLQFGGEKIFNVNEKVKDTLIFNTFVLCQVFNEFNARKLEKKNVFEGIHKNKLFLGIIGITIVLQVVMVEFLKKFADTERLNWGQWGACIGIAILSWPIGFLVKYIPVPEKPFFSFLKGRT; encoded by the coding sequence ATGTCTGCGATGACTGACTTAAATCATCGTTGCATGGACTCCCTAATGCAATTGAAATCCATTAGTAATCTTGGTAGAAAAAGATGGCACTTGGCTTTTGCTGCTATTTTCTCTTTAAGAGCTTTCTCTCGTCCAAAGAAATTATCAAATTACAAGAGAATTAAACCTCAAAATTGTGTCCTTGATGTTTTTTCTCCCTCTTTTCCAAATGTTAACCAGTCCAGCCTTACACGATTAGTTAAGGATAAAGATTTAGAGCACCTTGAAACTCTCGGTGGTGTAGAAGGTCTGGTTTCTGCTCTCAGAACAGATGTGGAGCATGGATTACTTGCAGATTCTGATGATATTAAACGACGACAGGAAGCCTTTGGGACGAATACTTACCCTAGGCAGCCTACAAAAAGTTTCTTTACTTTTGTAGTGGAAGCTCTTAAAGATCCAACCATTCTCATTCTCCTTGTTTGTGCTGCACTCTCTCTTGCTTTTGGTATGAAAGAAGATGGACCAAAAGAAGGATGGTACGACGGTGGGAGCATATTTGTAGCGGTTTTTTTAGTGATATCTGTCTCTGCGATTAGTGATTTCAGGCAAAGCAGACAATTCGACAAATTGTCTAAGGTTAGCAATAATATTCAAGTGGAAGTTGTAAGAAAAGGAAGGCGTCACCAGATTTCAGTGTTTGATATTGTCGTGGGAGATGTTATTTGTTTGAAGATTGGTGATCAAGTGCCTGCTGATGGAGTGTTTGTGGAGGGTCATTCTCTACAAATTGATGAAGCAAGTATGACAGGGGAAAGTGATCATGTGGAAGTTAATCTTGACAAAAATCCGTTTCTTATTTCGGGTACAAAAGTGGCTGATGGATATGCTAAGTTTGTAGTCACTTCTGTTGGCATGAATACAACTTGGGGAGAGATGATGAGTTCAATTAGTCACGATTCTAGTGAAGAAACGCCTCTCCAAGCACGGCTCAACAAACTCACCTCATCAATAGGTAAGATTGGTCTCGCAGTAGCTGTTCTAGTACTTGTAGTCTTGTTGATTAGGTTTTTCACGGGAAATACCAAGGATGATGATGGAAAAACTGAGTTTAATGGCAGCAAGACTAAGGCTGACGATGTTGTTAATGGTGTTGTGGGGATAATAGCTGCCGCAGTTACCATTGTAGTTGTCGCCATACCTGAGGGATTGCCCTTGGCAGTCACCCTCACACTGGCTTACTCGATGAAAAGAATGATGGAAGATCAGGCTATGGTAAGGAAGTTATCTGCTTGCGAGGCTATGGGCTCTGCTACAACTATTTGTACGGATAAAACAGGTACTCTCACAATGAACCAAATGAAGGTGACGAAGTTTTTCCTTGGACATGAATCTATGGACAAGAGTTTTACTTCTATTGCTTCCAACATTATTGAATTACTCTACCAAGGGGTGGGTTTAAACACAACTGGCAGCGTTTACAAGTCTGATTCAGGATCCGACTTAGAGTTCTCAGGTAGTCCTACTGAAAAGGCAATTCTTTCCTGGGCTGTCAGGGAGTTAAATATGAATATGGAGGAACTAAAAAGGAGTTCTAAACTTCTGCACGTGGAAGCATTCAATTCGGAGAAAAAAAGAAGTGGAATCCTAATGAAGAAAAATGGAGACAACATTATGCATGTGCATTGGAAAGGAGCTGCAGAGATGATAATAGCAATGTGCACTCACTATTATGACTCACTAGGAAACTTGAAAGTTATAGATGATACTGAAAGGGTGGAATTCAATCTACTGGTTCAAGGTATGGCTGCAAGTAGTCTCCGGTGCATAGCATTTGCACATTCACAAGTCTCTGAACATGAATGCAACGATGAAATTTCAAAACTAAAAGAAAACAGGTTGACCCTACTAGGTCTAGTTGGTATAAAGGATCCATGTCGACCTGGTGTGAGGAAAGCTGTCCAAGATTGTCAACATGCTGGTGTGCACGTAAAGATGATCACTGGAGACAATGTTTTCACTGCGAAAGCAATAGCCACTGAGTGTGGGATACTAAGCATTGACCAGGACATGGATGGAGCAGTTGTTGAGGGTGTGGAATTTAGGAACTACACTGTAGAAGAGCGAATGGAGAAGGTTGATCAAATTTGTGTGATGGCAAGATCTTCGCCTTTCGACAAGCTTCTAATGGTACAATGCCTCAGACAAAAGGGACATGTGGTTGCAGTAACTGGCGATGGGACAAACGATGCACCTGCACTGAGAGAAGCTGATATCGGCCTTTCCATGGGGATCCAGGGTACAGAGGTTGCAAAAGAGAGCTCGGATATAGTTATCTTGGATGACAATTTTGCATCTGTGGCAACTGTTTTGAGTTGGGGAAGATGTGTTTACAATAACATCCAGAAATTCATTCAGTTTCAGCTGACGGTAAATGTAGCAGCTCTTGTCATCAATTTTGTGGCAGCTGTATCGTCTGGGGAAGTACCATTAACAGCAGTCCAGTTACTTTGGGTAAATCTGATTATGGACACATTGGGCGCCCTTGCGCTAGCTACTGAACAGCCAACCAAGGAGCTTATGGACAAGCGTCCTGTGGGTCGTACAGAGCCACTCATATCAAATATAATGTGGAGGAACCTGATAGCTCAAGCCTTGTACCAAATTGTAGTTCTCTTGACATTACAATTTGGAGGGGAAAAGATCTTTAATGTCAACGAAAAGGTTAAGGACACCTTGATTTTCAATACATTTGTCCTTTGCCAGGTTTTCAATGAGTTCAACGCGAGAAAGCTAGAAAAGAAGAATGTTTTTGAGGGGATACATAAGAACAAGCTGTTTCTCGGGATTATTGGGATCACAATTGTTCTCCAAGTTGTGATGGTAGAATTTCTAAAGAAGTTTGCAGATACTGAGAGGTTAAACTGGGGACAATGGGGAGCATGCATTGGTATAGCTATTCTATCTTGGCCTATTGGCTTTCTGGTAAAGTATATTCCTGTTCCAGAAAAGCCATTCTTCAGCTTTCTGAAGGGAAGAACTTGA